Proteins from one Procambarus clarkii isolate CNS0578487 chromosome 8, FALCON_Pclarkii_2.0, whole genome shotgun sequence genomic window:
- the geminin gene encoding geminin, with amino-acid sequence MALNARQLRFATDEEAPQENRKCLGVLDCNKQNQSRLVVSSSGSLKLHTSKGKKRKSDENNDIANPKRKTKIYEDPLPVVKKKTFSTVSVQTDEAPNATIIPDKLKPSSSVTDLATNSSQVNKTINMLTSDTAPPEYWEGLAEKRRVALEKTLIENHDLHEENSCLRQEVVELKKENALLEEMVDQAKDLALLVESITGEIEPGEHKVGERKMEQV; translated from the exons ATGGCTCTCAACGCACGGCAGCTTCGGTTCGCCACAGATGAGGAG GCCCCGCAAGAAAATCGTAAATGTCTTGGGGTCCTCGATTGCAACAAGCAGAATCAGTCTCGTCTCGTGGTCTCCTCAAGTGGAAGTCTGAAACTCCATACATCTAAGGGCAAGAAGAGGAAAAG TGATGAGAACAACGATATTGCAAATCCAAAACGCAAGACTAAAATTTATGAAGACCCTTTACCTGTTGTCAAGAAGAAGACTTTTTCGACAGTCTCTGTTCAGACAGATGAGGCACCCAATGCCACGATAATCCCAGACAAGTTAAAGCCCTCATCGTCCGTAACCGATTTGGCCACAAATTCATCACAGGTTAACAAAACTATTAACATGTTAACTAGTG ATACTGCTCCTCCTGAATACTGGGAAGGACTAGCAGAGAAGAGACGAGTTGCACTAGAAAAGACCTTAATTGAAAATCATGACCTTCACGAGGAAAATAGCTGTCTTCGACAAGAGGTGGTAGAATTGAAAAAAGAAAATGCACTGTTAGAGGAGATGGTTGATCAAGCAAAAGATCTTGCACTCTTAGTAGAG TCAATTACAGGTGAGATAGAGCCTGGGGAACACAAAGTTGGAGAAAGAAAAATGGAACAAGTTTAG